One Edaphobacter flagellatus genomic region harbors:
- the rsfS gene encoding ribosome silencing factor, which produces MSSNENKKLLLAAAAAAEDKKAEEIRILALDPSESGLTDYFLICNGTNDRQNLAIADEIELRLKREFGVYPNSVEGRRQAEWILMDYVDFIVHIFSPEKRAFYGLERLRKSATTLSADELNAEVKKKVAAARKAPKKAAKKSPSKKATKKTVTKKTASTKRAAGTSAKKTARKTRSS; this is translated from the coding sequence ATGTCCTCCAACGAGAACAAGAAATTACTGCTTGCCGCAGCTGCGGCAGCCGAAGACAAGAAAGCGGAAGAGATCCGCATCCTCGCGCTCGACCCTTCCGAAAGCGGACTGACGGACTACTTCCTGATCTGCAACGGAACCAACGACCGCCAGAACCTCGCCATCGCCGATGAGATCGAGCTGCGCCTGAAGCGAGAATTCGGGGTGTACCCCAACTCGGTCGAAGGCCGTCGTCAGGCCGAGTGGATCCTGATGGACTACGTCGACTTCATCGTTCACATCTTCTCGCCGGAGAAGCGCGCCTTCTACGGCCTGGAACGCCTGCGCAAATCAGCGACGACGCTTAGCGCGGATGAATTGAACGCAGAAGTGAAGAAAAAAGTAGCTGCGGCTCGCAAAGCACCGAAGAAGGCCGCGAAAAAATCACCTTCAAAAAAAGCCACTAAGAAAACTGTGACAAAGAAGACGGCCTCCACCAAAAGGGCAGCGGGTACCTCCGCAAAAAAGACAGCACGAAAAACACGCTCTTCATAG